Proteins co-encoded in one Vagococcus entomophilus genomic window:
- a CDS encoding DNA/RNA non-specific endonuclease, with translation MAKKKKQQPIFSPSVMLIALFVLLCLALFGIQVPSVVQDLFGVSLAPTTIQKTSSSSPTSGKNPGPIEKGEATFTQNDLKIQKHGWIVYHALDSLGRATSADALLTKEMINSGTTASKDIRPTGFISGLSPYYHSRGHLIGRQLGGSGDKPENLVTLYQNPVNTPYMTKYENMVRQALETGETIRYRVTVRYQEDALLCQELQIEAKSVSQNGTLNFNIVILNEI, from the coding sequence ATGGCCAAGAAAAAAAAACAACAACCTATTTTTAGTCCTTCTGTAATGCTAATTGCTCTGTTCGTCCTTTTATGTTTGGCTTTGTTTGGGATTCAAGTACCTAGTGTTGTGCAAGATTTATTTGGTGTAAGCTTGGCGCCTACCACTATCCAAAAAACTTCTTCCAGTTCGCCAACAAGTGGAAAAAATCCCGGACCAATTGAAAAAGGGGAAGCGACCTTCACCCAAAATGACTTAAAAATTCAAAAGCACGGTTGGATTGTCTACCATGCTTTAGACTCTTTAGGGCGAGCAACCAGTGCAGATGCCCTTTTAACAAAGGAAATGATAAATAGCGGAACTACCGCTAGTAAAGATATTCGTCCTACTGGCTTCATTTCAGGCCTTTCTCCTTACTATCACTCTAGAGGCCATCTCATTGGGAGACAGCTTGGAGGTAGTGGAGATAAACCGGAAAACTTAGTCACACTCTATCAAAATCCAGTCAACACTCCCTATATGACAAAGTACGAAAATATGGTTAGACAGGCACTTGAAACCGGAGAAACCATTCGCTACCGAGTAACCGTACGTTATCAAGAGGATGCACTGCTTTGCCAAGAGCTTCAAATCGAAGCAAAGAGCGTGTCTCAGAATGGAACCCTCAACTTTAATATTGTAATCTTAAACGAAATATAG
- a CDS encoding helix-turn-helix domain-containing protein — protein MYTFGNIIRQLRKKQHLTQYDLAKGICSQSMLSRIENNEQIPNIVILQQVCEKLDIEVQQLINEERYIRDDSFSFICKLKTLFFSRKYQELLNLIETCPINQNKLEDQEKQMLYYLYAQSLYYLGEDNFKILEILKQAESYRKYGRAASLLTIQILSFKGKVNVSADNNKAVKMILKEVLAMIQEYAHQSSNRIWVQLYYEISNMYLYLNDTEKALHYSKSGINLSLENGTFYYLNDLLLLQGIILSDLGNLDVATDIIAITESLKRISLYEEK, from the coding sequence ATGTACACATTTGGAAATATCATTCGTCAACTAAGAAAAAAACAACATTTGACACAGTATGATTTAGCCAAAGGAATTTGTTCACAAAGTATGCTCAGTCGAATTGAAAATAACGAACAAATCCCTAATATTGTTATCCTTCAACAAGTTTGTGAGAAACTTGATATAGAAGTCCAACAACTGATAAACGAAGAACGCTATATAAGAGACGATTCATTTTCATTTATTTGTAAATTAAAAACTCTTTTTTTTTCGCGAAAGTATCAAGAATTACTTAATTTGATTGAAACTTGCCCTATTAATCAGAACAAACTAGAAGATCAGGAAAAGCAAATGCTTTATTACTTATATGCTCAGTCTTTGTATTATTTAGGAGAAGATAATTTTAAAATTTTAGAAATATTAAAACAGGCAGAAAGTTATCGCAAATATGGAAGGGCAGCCTCCTTACTGACGATTCAAATTTTGAGTTTTAAAGGGAAAGTAAATGTGAGTGCTGATAATAACAAAGCAGTCAAAATGATCTTAAAAGAAGTCTTAGCAATGATTCAGGAATATGCGCACCAATCGAGTAATCGAATTTGGGTTCAGCTATACTATGAAATTTCAAATATGTACTTGTATTTGAATGATACAGAAAAAGCACTTCACTATAGCAAATCCGGTATTAATCTATCGTTAGAAAATGGAACGTTTTATTATTTGAATGATTTATTACTATTACAAGGAATTATCTTAAGTGACCTGGGCAATCTAGATGTTGCGACTGATATTATAGCGATAACAGAAAGTTTAAAAAGAATCTCTTTGTATGAAGAAAAATAA
- the nagA gene encoding N-acetylglucosamine-6-phosphate deacetylase encodes MKTYIYADKFFLKSGTSGPGFLEIEKGVFGKYTKEMTDNKAKVIDYSGKWIAPGLVDTHIHGYKNHDVMDNDFEGIKVMSESLLACGVTSFLPTTLTSSKERLKAVAKTIGDHYKEVDGAKIQGIYFEGPFFTEEHKGAQNPIYFSDPNLEVFHEWQEAAGGLIKKIALAPERTHVTKFIETITAEGVVVSLGHSDATLEQAREAVEAGASVFVHAFNGMRGFNHREPGMAGAALTLKEVFSELICDGHHVHPSACKALIEATGHDHVALITDCMMAGGMPDGDYVLGEFPVVVKDGTARLKTGNLAGSILKLKEAIKNVVDWGLATPAEAVMMASLIPAISCNIADKCGSIAKGRAADFIVLTPNMELEATYLDGECRYQKV; translated from the coding sequence ATGAAAACATATATTTATGCAGATAAATTCTTTTTGAAAAGTGGCACATCTGGACCTGGTTTTTTGGAAATAGAAAAGGGAGTTTTTGGAAAGTATACGAAAGAAATGACAGATAATAAGGCAAAAGTTATTGACTACTCAGGGAAGTGGATTGCTCCTGGATTAGTGGACACACATATTCATGGATATAAAAATCATGATGTGATGGACAATGATTTTGAGGGAATCAAAGTGATGTCAGAGTCCTTACTTGCTTGTGGGGTTACGTCTTTTTTACCAACAACGTTAACTTCTAGTAAAGAACGATTGAAAGCAGTGGCTAAAACAATTGGAGACCATTACAAAGAAGTGGATGGAGCAAAAATTCAAGGGATTTATTTTGAAGGACCTTTCTTTACAGAGGAACATAAGGGAGCACAAAACCCAATTTATTTTTCAGATCCAAATTTAGAAGTCTTCCATGAATGGCAGGAGGCTGCTGGGGGGTTAATTAAAAAAATTGCGCTTGCGCCTGAAAGAACACATGTAACGAAATTTATCGAAACCATTACAGCAGAAGGAGTCGTTGTGTCTCTAGGCCATAGTGATGCAACTCTGGAACAGGCAAGAGAGGCTGTTGAAGCCGGGGCAAGTGTTTTTGTTCATGCTTTTAATGGCATGAGAGGATTTAATCATAGAGAGCCAGGTATGGCTGGAGCGGCTCTAACTTTAAAAGAAGTCTTTTCTGAATTGATTTGTGATGGACATCATGTTCATCCTAGCGCTTGTAAAGCCTTAATTGAAGCCACAGGTCATGATCATGTCGCGCTAATCACGGATTGTATGATGGCTGGTGGAATGCCCGATGGAGATTACGTATTGGGAGAATTTCCTGTTGTGGTGAAAGATGGCACGGCTCGTTTGAAAACAGGGAATTTAGCTGGAAGTATCTTAAAATTAAAAGAAGCCATTAAAAATGTGGTCGACTGGGGCTTAGCGACACCAGCAGAAGCTGTCATGATGGCTAGTTTAATTCCTGCAATTAGTTGCAATATTGCAGATAAGTGTGGGAGCATTGCAAAAGGCCGAGCAGCAGATTTCATTGTTTTAACGCCAAATATGGAATTAGAAGCAACTTATTTAGATGGGGAATGTCGCTATCAAAAAGTGTGA